A genomic region of Arachis stenosperma cultivar V10309 chromosome 9, arast.V10309.gnm1.PFL2, whole genome shotgun sequence contains the following coding sequences:
- the LOC130950033 gene encoding 3-ketoacyl-CoA synthase 20-like, whose protein sequence is MNPKRRRHVYLLDFACYKPNPKCMCTKDMFLECLKSTGRFQDESLDFQRKILDKSGLGQRTHMPEALLEIPPNICLAEAAKETESVMVGAIDEVLRKTKVKAEEIGIIVTNCSLLNTTPSLSSMVVNHYRLKDDILTYNLSGMGCSAGLVAIDLAKRLLQVHPNSYALVISTENINGGSYTGNNRSMLLSNCLFRMGGAAVLLSNLNSDSNRSKYYLKHIVRTHKGSQDYCYNSVMQKEDDDNITGVALSKDIMSSAGQALKANISTLGIYVLPRMEQLKFLLNLIARKSFKKMVIKCYTPDFKLAFEHFCIHTGGKAVQDEMQKTLELSDWHMEPSRMSLYRYGNTSSSSVWYELAYCEAKGRIKKGNRIWQIAFGSGFKCNSAVWCALRTIDPKDEKNLWTNEINEFPTDIEN, encoded by the exons atgaaCCCTAAAAGAAGAAGACACGTTTATCTACTGGATTTTGCATGCTACAAACCTAACCCTAAATGCATGTGCACTAAAGACATGTTCCTTGAGTGCCTAAAGTCCACAGGCAGATTCCAAGATGAGAGCTTGGATTTTCAAAGGAAGATTTTAGATAAGTCCGGCCTCGGCCAGAGGACTCACATGCCGGAGGCTTTATTGGAGATCCCCCCAAACATTTGCTTAGCGGAGGCGGCGAAAGAGACAGAATCGGTGATggttggcgccattgatgagGTTTTGAGGAAGACAAAAGTGAAGGCAGAGGAGATAGGGATAATTGTAACAAATTGTAGCTTGTTGAACACAACACCATCTTTGAGTTCAATGGTTGTGAACCATTATAGGCttaaggatgacattttgactTATAATCTAAGTGGCATGGGTTGTAGTGCTGGACTTGTAGCCATTGATCTCGCCAAAAGACTCTTACAG GTTCATCCCAATTCCTATGCCTTAGTGATCAGCACCGAAAACATCAATGGAGGTTCATACACAGGAAACAACCGTTCGATGCTACTCTCTAATTGCCTCTTTCGAATGGGTGGTGCTGCAGTCTTACTCTCAAACCTTAACTCTGATTCTAATCGTTCCAAGTATTACCTCAAACACATTGTTAGAACACACAAAGGTTCTCAAGACTATTGCTACAACAGTGTAATGCAAAAAGAGGATGATGATAATATAACCGGTGTTGCACTCTCCAAAGATATTATGAGTTCTGCTGGACAAGCCCTTAAAGCTAATATCTCAACTCTTGGAATTTATGTTTTGCCCCGAATGGAACAACTCAAgtttcttttaaatttaattgCAAGAAAGTCCTTCAAGAAAATGGTTATTAAGTGTTACACTCCGGATTTTAAGTTAGCTTTTGAGCACTTTTGTATTCACACCGGTGGAAAAGCGGTTCAAGATGAAATGCAAAAAACGCTTGAACTAAGTGATTGGCATATGGAACCTTCTAGAATGTCTCTATATAGATATGGGAATACGTCAAGCAGTTCAGTTTGGTATGAGCTGGCATATTGTGAAGCCAAAGGAAGGATTAAAAAAGGAAATCGCATTTGGCAAATTGCGTTTGGATCTGGATTCAAGTGTAATAGTGCTGTTTGGTGTGCACTTAGAACTATTGATCCAAAAGATGAGAAAAATTTGTGGACAAATGAGATTAATGAATTTCCTACCGATATTGAAAACTAG